One window of Novosphingobium sp. 9U genomic DNA carries:
- a CDS encoding acyl-CoA dehydrogenase family protein, whose protein sequence is MIDFSIEPEFQAKLDWMDRFVRDECETMDLLFPEQGAQFDPGYKAAKRHLKPLQEQVKAQGLWACHLGPHLGGPGYGQVKLGLMNEIIGRSTWAPTVFGTAAPDTGNAEILALFGTPEQKQKYLGPLMAGDIVSCFSMTEPQGGADPDVFTCRATLDGDEWVIDGEKWFSSNARFASFLLVIAVTDPEAALTERMSMFIVPAETPGIEILRNVAIAGDFDPENGHHAHIRYNQVRVPLDHMLGERGGGFKVAQARLGGGRIHHAMRTVGMCNRALDMMLERAASRTTKGKPLGEHQMVQAKIADSIIELEQFRLLVLKTAWLIDEIEAGRMKHGAARKHIGMCKVAMASVYANVVGRALEIHGSLGISLDMPLAKWYGGNMALAFADGPTDAHRSQLARAYLKRAKPADGVFPSEHIPTRTAKALERYPDARNPEIVAETV, encoded by the coding sequence ATGATTGATTTTTCCATCGAACCCGAATTCCAGGCCAAGCTCGACTGGATGGACCGCTTCGTCCGCGACGAGTGCGAGACGATGGACTTGCTGTTCCCCGAGCAGGGCGCACAGTTCGATCCCGGCTACAAGGCGGCCAAGCGCCACCTGAAGCCGCTGCAGGAGCAGGTGAAGGCGCAAGGCTTGTGGGCCTGCCACCTTGGCCCACACCTGGGCGGACCCGGCTATGGCCAGGTCAAGCTCGGCCTGATGAACGAGATCATCGGCCGCTCGACCTGGGCGCCGACCGTGTTCGGCACCGCCGCGCCCGACACCGGCAATGCCGAGATCCTGGCGCTGTTCGGCACGCCTGAGCAGAAGCAGAAGTATCTCGGGCCCCTGATGGCCGGCGACATCGTCTCGTGCTTCTCGATGACCGAGCCGCAGGGCGGCGCCGATCCCGACGTGTTTACGTGCCGAGCCACGCTGGACGGTGACGAGTGGGTGATCGATGGTGAGAAGTGGTTCTCGTCCAATGCCCGGTTCGCCAGCTTCCTGCTGGTCATCGCGGTGACTGATCCCGAAGCTGCGCTGACCGAGCGGATGAGCATGTTCATCGTGCCCGCCGAGACGCCCGGCATCGAGATCCTGCGCAACGTCGCCATCGCCGGCGACTTCGACCCCGAGAACGGTCACCACGCGCACATCCGCTACAACCAGGTGCGCGTGCCCCTCGACCACATGCTGGGCGAGCGTGGCGGTGGCTTCAAGGTGGCGCAGGCGCGGCTGGGCGGCGGGCGCATCCACCATGCCATGCGCACCGTCGGCATGTGCAACCGTGCGCTCGACATGATGCTGGAGCGTGCCGCGTCGCGCACCACCAAGGGCAAGCCGCTGGGCGAGCACCAGATGGTGCAGGCCAAGATCGCGGACTCGATCATCGAGCTCGAGCAGTTTCGCCTGTTGGTGCTTAAGACCGCCTGGCTGATCGATGAGATCGAGGCCGGCCGCATGAAGCACGGGGCCGCGCGCAAGCACATCGGCATGTGCAAGGTAGCGATGGCCTCGGTCTACGCCAACGTCGTGGGGCGGGCGCTAGAGATCCACGGATCGCTGGGGATCAGCCTCGATATGCCGCTCGCCAAGTGGTACGGTGGCAACATGGCGCTGGCCTTCGCCGACGGCCCGACCGACGCGCACCGCAGCCAGCTCGCCCGTGCCTACCTCAAGCGCGCAAAGCCTGCCGATGGCGTGTTCCCCTCCGAACACATCCCCACCCGCACCGCCAAGGCGCTGGAGCGCTACCCCGATGCGCGCAATCCTGAGATCGTGGCGGAGACCGTCTGA
- a CDS encoding SDR family NAD(P)-dependent oxidoreductase, translating into MDPLFDFTGKVALVTGGSRGLGYQMVRAFAERGANVIVVSRKLEACEAVCEEMRGLGRTALAISAHVGRWDECDRLVEEGYAAFGRVDILVNNAGMSPRAPSHEVTEKLFDSVLNLNFKGPFRLSSLIAKRMFDAGEAGEAGGCIINVTSSGSMMPLPQVVPYGSSKAALNAMGRSLAWEYAPHVRVNTLSPGAFRTDIVEAWPDKGRGPIPIPRGHAAEPEDIVTAALFLASPASANVTGSIVRCDGGQH; encoded by the coding sequence GTGGACCCGCTGTTCGACTTCACCGGCAAGGTGGCGCTGGTCACCGGCGGCTCGCGCGGGCTGGGCTACCAGATGGTGCGTGCCTTTGCCGAGCGCGGGGCGAACGTCATCGTCGTCAGTCGCAAGCTGGAGGCGTGTGAGGCAGTCTGTGAGGAGATGCGGGGGCTAGGCCGGACGGCTCTGGCGATCTCCGCGCACGTCGGCCGCTGGGACGAGTGCGATCGGTTGGTCGAGGAAGGCTATGCCGCATTCGGGCGTGTGGATATCCTTGTGAACAACGCCGGGATGAGCCCGCGAGCGCCCAGCCACGAGGTTACGGAAAAGCTGTTCGATTCCGTGCTGAACCTGAACTTCAAAGGGCCGTTCCGGCTATCCAGCCTGATCGCCAAGCGCATGTTCGATGCTGGCGAAGCTGGAGAGGCGGGCGGGTGCATCATCAACGTCACCTCCTCAGGCTCGATGATGCCGTTGCCGCAGGTCGTTCCCTATGGCTCGTCCAAGGCGGCGTTGAACGCGATGGGTCGTAGCCTCGCCTGGGAGTACGCGCCACACGTGCGGGTCAACACGCTCTCGCCTGGCGCCTTTCGCACCGACATCGTGGAGGCTTGGCCGGACAAGGGCAGGGGACCGATCCCGATCCCGCGCGGCCATGCCGCCGAGCCCGAGGACATTGTCACGGCGGCACTGTTCCTGGCGAGCCCGGCTTCAGCGAACGTCACTGGCTCGATCGTACGGTGCGATGGCGGGCAGCATTGA
- a CDS encoding NADPH:quinone oxidoreductase family protein: protein MPLAVVADAFGPPESYELREFDPGPPKAGEVRVSIKAAGVSYVDVLTAMGQYQFKPPLPFIPGSEAAGVVETLGEGVTNLQVGDRVFCGGIGGLFAHANNFVAERMAKVPDAMSLETAAVFPVNYMTAHYALADRARARAGETLLVLGAAGGTGYAAVQVGKHLGLRVIASVSTPEKAAAALAGGADAVVTTGADDWREQVKAANGGEPIDIVFDPVGGDLTELAFRNLGYDGRHLIIGFPAGIAALRTNLPLLKSASLIGVQMRDHALKRPAEAEENRRQVMALAEKGTFQPEIAQCYPLRDYAQAMHAAFSGKAAGRLVLQM from the coding sequence ATGCCCCTAGCCGTCGTCGCCGACGCATTCGGCCCCCCGGAAAGCTATGAACTGCGCGAGTTCGATCCCGGCCCACCGAAAGCCGGAGAGGTGCGCGTGAGCATCAAGGCGGCGGGCGTGTCCTACGTGGATGTGCTCACCGCCATGGGCCAGTACCAGTTCAAACCGCCCCTGCCGTTCATTCCGGGCAGCGAGGCCGCCGGCGTGGTCGAGACCTTGGGCGAAGGCGTGACCAACCTGCAGGTCGGCGATCGCGTGTTCTGCGGCGGCATCGGCGGGCTGTTCGCGCACGCCAACAACTTCGTCGCGGAGCGCATGGCGAAAGTCCCCGATGCCATGTCGCTGGAGACCGCCGCGGTGTTTCCGGTCAATTACATGACCGCGCACTATGCGCTGGCCGATCGTGCGCGTGCTCGTGCGGGCGAGACGCTGCTGGTGCTCGGTGCCGCGGGCGGAACGGGCTACGCCGCGGTGCAAGTCGGCAAACACCTTGGCCTGCGCGTGATCGCCTCCGTGTCCACACCAGAAAAGGCAGCCGCTGCCCTGGCCGGCGGCGCCGACGCGGTGGTCACGACGGGAGCGGACGACTGGCGCGAGCAGGTCAAGGCAGCCAATGGCGGCGAGCCGATCGATATCGTGTTCGACCCCGTAGGCGGTGACCTGACCGAACTCGCCTTCCGCAATCTGGGCTATGACGGTCGGCACCTGATCATCGGCTTTCCGGCCGGCATCGCTGCCCTGAGGACCAACTTGCCGCTGCTCAAGAGCGCCAGCCTGATCGGCGTGCAGATGCGCGATCATGCGCTCAAGCGTCCGGCCGAGGCGGAGGAGAACCGCCGCCAGGTCATGGCGCTGGCGGAGAAGGGCACGTTCCAACCGGAGATCGCGCAATGCTACCCGCTGCGAGATTACGCCCAGGCCATGCACGCGGCGTTTTCCGGCAAGGCGGCCGGGCGGCTCGTCCTGCAGATGTGA
- a CDS encoding sugar phosphate isomerase/epimerase, whose product MRSLGIDYISIFGLPPVAFVELAAELGCDSISFGLNLSNTNPEGFPRYAIREDKALRCEMKAALQANGIHIALGENLPVLPDVDGMDTWRASLDVLSELGTRRINSVSLEADFARNVDQYGRLAEACGEYGIVPLIEFVPIFGIADLPGAMSVIEAVGAPDLGLIIDTMHCARTGLTGADLAAVPNERVGYIQLCDAPLASDADYMDEAMHERQAPGDGELPLAEYLVALPRDVVLSLEVPQLSRAKAGQGPRERLAHCVARARELLR is encoded by the coding sequence ATGCGCAGCTTGGGCATCGACTACATCAGCATCTTCGGGCTGCCGCCGGTGGCATTCGTCGAACTCGCGGCTGAGCTTGGGTGCGACAGCATCAGCTTCGGGCTCAACCTGTCGAACACCAATCCCGAAGGCTTCCCACGCTACGCGATCCGCGAAGACAAGGCGCTGCGCTGCGAGATGAAGGCGGCGCTGCAAGCAAACGGCATCCACATCGCATTGGGCGAGAACCTGCCGGTGCTGCCCGATGTGGACGGCATGGACACGTGGCGCGCCAGCCTCGACGTGCTGAGCGAACTGGGCACGCGGCGGATCAACTCGGTCAGCCTGGAGGCCGACTTCGCGAGGAACGTGGACCAGTACGGGCGGCTCGCCGAAGCCTGTGGCGAGTACGGGATCGTACCGCTGATCGAGTTCGTGCCGATCTTCGGCATCGCCGATCTGCCCGGTGCTATGTCGGTGATCGAGGCGGTGGGCGCGCCCGACCTTGGCCTCATCATCGACACCATGCACTGTGCTCGCACCGGGCTTACCGGCGCCGACCTCGCGGCGGTGCCGAACGAGCGCGTGGGCTACATCCAGCTATGCGACGCACCGCTCGCATCCGATGCGGACTACATGGACGAGGCCATGCACGAGCGGCAGGCGCCCGGTGATGGCGAGCTGCCGCTGGCGGAGTACCTGGTGGCTTTGCCACGCGACGTGGTGTTGAGCCTTGAAGTCCCGCAGCTCTCGCGGGCGAAGGCGGGCCAAGGACCAAGGGAGCGGCTCGCGCATTGCGTGGCAAGGGCGCGCGAGTTGCTACGCTGA
- a CDS encoding SDR family NAD(P)-dependent oxidoreductase, which produces MSDTAPVAIVTGASRGAGRGIAVALGSHGCTVYVTGRSEKVGDHALPGTIYETAQAVTAAGGTGIAVRCDHSDDAQVQALFDQVRAEQGRLDILVNNAAAIYDELGMPGNFWEKPLKLGDMIDVGLRSGYVASWLAAPMMVAQDHGLIVFTSASGAAHYSMGPAYGAHKAGMDKMAFDMAVDFRDAGANVAALSIWMGALATDRLLAMMEADPDKFGYLRDQIETPEFTGHVIWALHSDPELHSLSGRTLIGAELAVKYGIQDEGGRQPPSYRDTHNVVPHVHHPLVIR; this is translated from the coding sequence ATGTCCGACACAGCACCGGTCGCGATCGTCACCGGCGCCAGCCGCGGCGCCGGACGCGGCATCGCCGTGGCTCTCGGCAGCCATGGCTGCACCGTCTATGTGACTGGCCGATCGGAGAAAGTGGGCGACCATGCTCTGCCCGGGACGATTTACGAGACCGCGCAAGCCGTCACCGCGGCAGGCGGCACCGGCATCGCGGTGCGCTGCGATCATTCCGACGATGCGCAGGTCCAGGCTTTGTTCGACCAGGTCCGGGCGGAGCAAGGCCGCCTCGACATCCTCGTCAACAATGCCGCCGCCATCTACGACGAGCTCGGCATGCCGGGCAACTTCTGGGAAAAGCCTCTGAAGCTGGGTGACATGATCGATGTCGGCCTGCGCAGCGGCTACGTCGCCAGTTGGCTGGCGGCACCGATGATGGTGGCGCAGGATCATGGGCTGATCGTCTTCACCTCAGCATCCGGCGCGGCGCATTATTCCATGGGACCGGCCTACGGCGCGCACAAGGCGGGCATGGACAAGATGGCGTTCGACATGGCCGTCGACTTCCGCGACGCCGGCGCGAACGTTGCCGCGCTGTCGATCTGGATGGGCGCGCTTGCCACCGATCGCCTGCTTGCCATGATGGAGGCCGATCCTGACAAGTTCGGCTATCTGCGCGATCAGATCGAGACTCCCGAATTCACCGGTCACGTGATCTGGGCGCTTCACAGCGACCCGGAACTGCATTCGCTGAGCGGGCGAACGCTGATCGGCGCGGAACTGGCGGTCAAGTACGGCATCCAGGACGAAGGCGGGCGCCAGCCCCCCTCCTATCGCGACACGCACAATGTCGTGCCACACGTCCACCACCCGCTGGTGATCCGCTGA
- a CDS encoding SMP-30/gluconolactonase/LRE family protein, protein MTQAETDAFEKVSSGVYIEGLAIDHERDLIWYSDVIAGGIHGVKPDGTKVATLNPERMWTGGVAMNADGSVLSTGQGGIMWNNPDTGKSGWLLQEIDGKPINGINELMPDGMGGLFFGTNDIEMVIEGKAPRPTQLYRLSVEGELTKLADGLGFTNGIMFDATRQRFYCNDTFHGTWAFDVAADLSLSNRRMVIEKEDADGMCLDAEGNLWVTGFRSNFFTRLTTEGIRLPDYPTPGGSITQLRFGGADMRDIYFNSVPADGGDTLKDGGEIKAGDSFLFRGRSETPGLKLEPTRFQLR, encoded by the coding sequence ATGACACAGGCAGAGACGGACGCCTTCGAGAAGGTGTCCTCGGGCGTCTACATCGAAGGTCTGGCGATCGACCACGAACGCGACCTCATCTGGTACAGCGACGTGATCGCCGGCGGCATCCACGGCGTGAAGCCGGACGGCACCAAGGTCGCGACCCTCAATCCCGAACGGATGTGGACGGGCGGCGTGGCGATGAACGCGGATGGATCGGTGCTCTCCACCGGTCAGGGCGGCATCATGTGGAACAATCCCGACACCGGCAAGTCGGGCTGGCTGCTCCAGGAGATCGACGGCAAGCCGATCAACGGCATCAACGAACTCATGCCCGATGGCATGGGCGGGCTCTTCTTCGGCACCAACGACATCGAGATGGTGATCGAGGGCAAGGCGCCACGCCCGACCCAGCTCTACCGTCTCTCTGTCGAGGGCGAACTGACCAAGCTTGCCGACGGCCTCGGCTTCACGAACGGCATCATGTTCGACGCGACACGTCAGCGCTTCTACTGCAACGATACGTTCCATGGCACCTGGGCATTCGACGTGGCGGCCGATCTGAGCCTTTCCAACCGTCGCATGGTGATCGAGAAGGAAGACGCGGACGGCATGTGCCTCGACGCAGAAGGGAACCTGTGGGTGACCGGCTTCCGCTCGAACTTCTTCACCCGCCTGACGACCGAAGGAATCCGCCTTCCCGACTATCCCACGCCCGGCGGTTCCATCACGCAACTGCGTTTCGGAGGCGCGGACATGCGGGACATCTACTTCAACTCGGTACCGGCGGACGGCGGGGACACCTTGAAGGACGGCGGCGAGATCAAGGCCGGCGACTCCTTCCTGTTCCGCGGCCGCTCGGAAACGCCGGGCCTCAAGCTGGAGCCCACGCGCTTCCAGCTGCGCTGA
- a CDS encoding SDR family NAD(P)-dependent oxidoreductase, which translates to MGDAGKPLADKVAIVTGAGQGIGEAIALGYAAAGAKVLITGRTLSKLETVAAKIKQAGGECIVLDAVAGEAEQSEATVANAVSAWGRVDVLVNNAHSFTDFLPLEDPRMEEHCKVDFQSAFFGSLQLMQQCFPHMRDQGSGSIINMGSSYGIRCEPGFLAYAASKEAIRTLTKTAAREWGKHGIRVNTILPSALSPKAVWYLEESKTYDQELAKVAMGRFGAPEDIAPAAVFLASDASNFITGQTIGVEGGAVML; encoded by the coding sequence ATGGGGGACGCAGGCAAGCCGCTGGCCGACAAAGTGGCAATCGTCACCGGAGCGGGCCAGGGCATCGGCGAAGCGATCGCACTCGGCTATGCCGCGGCGGGCGCCAAGGTCCTCATCACTGGGCGTACGCTGAGCAAGCTGGAAACCGTCGCCGCCAAGATTAAGCAAGCCGGCGGCGAGTGCATCGTCCTCGATGCCGTTGCCGGCGAAGCAGAGCAATCCGAGGCCACGGTCGCAAACGCGGTTTCCGCTTGGGGCCGCGTCGACGTGCTGGTGAACAACGCCCACTCCTTCACCGACTTTCTCCCGCTCGAAGACCCGAGAATGGAAGAGCACTGCAAGGTCGATTTCCAATCCGCCTTCTTCGGCTCGCTCCAGCTGATGCAGCAGTGCTTTCCGCACATGCGCGACCAAGGCAGCGGCTCGATCATCAACATGGGATCGAGCTACGGCATCCGTTGCGAGCCGGGTTTCCTGGCCTATGCCGCCAGCAAGGAAGCCATCCGCACCCTCACCAAGACCGCCGCGCGCGAGTGGGGCAAGCATGGCATCCGCGTGAATACGATCCTGCCGAGCGCCCTTTCGCCCAAGGCGGTCTGGTACCTGGAAGAGAGTAAGACCTACGATCAGGAACTCGCCAAGGTCGCGATGGGACGCTTCGGCGCGCCCGAAGATATCGCGCCCGCCGCCGTCTTCCTGGCCAGCGACGCGTCTAACTTCATCACCGGCCAGACGATCGGCGTCGAGGGCGGCGCGGTGATGCTTTGA
- a CDS encoding TetR/AcrR family transcriptional regulator, translated as MDTKQEVAGRRMGPVGSDNWHAMLDGAETILREEGHAALTSRRIAEQIGVKQRLVYYYFRTMDDLIVETFRRMSARELARLSAARESAQPLREIWAVCVHTADARLVSQFMALAHRIDDLRREVVHFIDASRSIQVEAIAEAMERSGTKSRVSPAGLTLLATSVALAITRESALGITTGHHDVRTVIFALMDDLEPG; from the coding sequence ATGGACACGAAGCAGGAGGTGGCCGGCAGGCGCATGGGGCCGGTGGGGTCCGACAACTGGCACGCCATGCTTGATGGAGCCGAGACGATCCTGCGCGAAGAGGGGCATGCCGCGCTGACATCCCGGCGCATCGCCGAGCAGATCGGCGTCAAGCAACGGCTGGTCTACTACTACTTCCGCACGATGGACGACCTGATCGTCGAGACCTTCCGCCGCATGTCGGCGCGCGAGTTGGCCCGCCTGAGCGCGGCGCGCGAGTCAGCGCAGCCCTTGCGCGAAATCTGGGCCGTGTGCGTCCACACCGCCGATGCCAGGCTGGTGTCGCAGTTCATGGCGCTGGCGCATAGGATCGACGACCTAAGGCGCGAAGTCGTGCACTTCATCGACGCCTCGCGAAGCATTCAGGTCGAGGCGATTGCCGAGGCCATGGAGCGTTCGGGCACGAAGAGCCGCGTCTCGCCGGCAGGGCTGACGCTTCTGGCGACCAGCGTTGCCTTGGCGATAACGCGGGAGAGTGCGCTCGGGATCACCACCGGACATCACGATGTCCGCACGGTGATATTCGCGCTTATGGATGATCTTGAGCCAGGCTAG
- a CDS encoding nuclear transport factor 2 family protein, which yields MNNESEIARIAAQVQRLQDRQDILDVIVRESRGRDRHDADLTASCYWPEGADEHGPVPFAATEYPEIANRGHAHAFAMNQHNLANHTCEIDGDTAYCETYVIGTLLSHDGLTCTMAAGRYMDQLERRDGEWRILWRRSTVEAAIQGDASWLHTPPVKGFLKGTRDREDLSYHRPYEIGGAGARW from the coding sequence ATGAACAACGAGAGCGAGATCGCCCGCATCGCGGCGCAGGTTCAACGGCTGCAGGACCGGCAGGACATCCTGGACGTGATCGTCCGCGAATCGCGCGGGCGCGACCGCCACGATGCGGACCTGACGGCAAGCTGCTACTGGCCCGAAGGTGCGGACGAGCATGGCCCGGTGCCCTTCGCGGCGACCGAATACCCGGAAATCGCCAATCGCGGGCATGCGCACGCGTTCGCGATGAACCAGCACAACCTCGCCAACCACACGTGCGAGATCGACGGCGATACGGCTTACTGCGAGACGTACGTGATTGGCACCCTGCTGTCGCACGACGGACTGACCTGCACGATGGCAGCGGGCCGCTACATGGATCAGCTCGAGCGACGCGACGGCGAGTGGCGTATCCTGTGGCGCCGCTCGACGGTCGAGGCTGCGATCCAGGGAGATGCCTCCTGGCTGCATACGCCGCCGGTCAAGGGCTTCCTCAAGGGCACGCGCGATCGGGAGGACTTGTCCTACCACCGGCCCTACGAGATCGGTGGAGCAGGCGCACGCTGGTAA
- a CDS encoding DUF6683 family protein, which yields MNFRDPVCALALHVLPIAGALAWPGATLAQAPSPTHFTRDPALLAAKEQELIAATRAQNPAMADALQKAFSQDIIAQIAPQLRTVGLDPDDVADMTTVYWVNAWEAANGLVGREPDRALVQGARRQIAGVLAKNPALAKMTDAQKQDIADTMIIQGLLVDARMQAVAKQPAAQRKQMSDAIAGEAQQMLKTDLRAVTLTPQGFTPKTPASAGNRPSARTAPVPAGVAPLHPENWKNVEGVYFRSAFTFGVGGMMVQEFEPLVLFRDGTYYAIDEAALEDVDLAAEHAAKPGHFGKWQKTGARYTLVDDDDKDGRSDPVALQDGQFFKAFPAEASGGKLAATYSRVSGGGNTALGGDVIVGGRTDLTFSPDGSFGRKGSGGGMNTGATSGVGVSVHGSNASAGRYQIKNYTITMTQPDGRTERKFFAFGSQKTPPALDADMMFLGDRVYVILD from the coding sequence ATGAACTTCCGTGATCCCGTTTGCGCGCTGGCGCTGCACGTGTTGCCAATAGCCGGCGCGCTCGCCTGGCCCGGCGCGACTCTGGCGCAGGCTCCCTCCCCCACCCACTTCACCCGCGATCCGGCATTGCTGGCCGCCAAGGAGCAGGAGCTGATCGCAGCGACCCGGGCGCAGAACCCGGCGATGGCGGACGCGCTGCAGAAAGCCTTTAGCCAGGACATAATCGCCCAGATCGCGCCGCAGTTGCGCACGGTCGGGCTCGATCCCGACGACGTGGCGGACATGACCACCGTCTACTGGGTCAATGCCTGGGAGGCCGCCAACGGCTTAGTTGGCCGTGAGCCCGACCGCGCTCTGGTTCAGGGCGCGCGGCGGCAGATCGCCGGTGTGCTCGCCAAGAACCCTGCCCTGGCCAAGATGACCGACGCGCAGAAGCAGGATATCGCCGACACCATGATCATCCAGGGCCTGCTGGTCGATGCCCGCATGCAGGCCGTCGCCAAGCAGCCGGCCGCACAGCGCAAGCAGATGAGCGACGCGATCGCGGGCGAGGCGCAGCAGATGCTCAAGACCGATCTGCGCGCGGTCACGCTCACCCCGCAAGGCTTCACACCCAAGACGCCGGCGAGCGCCGGCAATCGGCCGAGCGCCCGCACTGCGCCTGTGCCGGCCGGGGTGGCACCCCTCCATCCCGAGAACTGGAAGAACGTCGAAGGCGTCTACTTCCGCTCCGCGTTCACCTTCGGCGTTGGCGGGATGATGGTGCAGGAGTTCGAGCCACTCGTGCTGTTCCGTGACGGCACGTACTACGCGATCGACGAAGCGGCGCTCGAGGATGTCGACCTTGCCGCGGAGCACGCCGCCAAGCCGGGCCACTTCGGCAAGTGGCAGAAGACCGGCGCCCGCTACACGCTGGTCGACGATGACGACAAGGATGGCAGATCGGATCCGGTGGCACTCCAGGACGGCCAGTTCTTCAAGGCGTTCCCGGCGGAGGCGAGTGGCGGCAAGCTGGCGGCCACCTACTCACGCGTCTCCGGTGGCGGCAACACGGCACTGGGCGGCGACGTGATCGTCGGCGGGCGAACCGATCTGACCTTTTCCCCGGACGGCAGCTTCGGTCGCAAGGGCAGTGGCGGCGGCATGAACACCGGTGCGACGAGTGGCGTCGGCGTCAGCGTTCACGGCAGCAATGCCAGCGCCGGCCGCTACCAGATCAAGAACTACACCATCACGATGACGCAGCCGGACGGGCGGACCGAGCGCAAGTTCTTCGCGTTCGGCTCGCAGAAGACGCCTCCCGCGCTCGACGCGGACATGATGTTCCTCGGCGACCGGGTCTATGTGATCCTGGACTGA
- a CDS encoding DUF11 domain-containing protein produces MIGAICKGSGKTWASAIAAVLALLPAARAVAAIAAGEPVVNTARATYEMDGASGSVSSNTVSTTVPEVLDLTLLNTALEPLPIEGQDPATFGIPFVLTNTGNGNEAFHVEAAAPRQEVAPTVAIDVDGNGAYDPAVDITLSADQATPILAPGAQLKLLLRFAKLPTSAGSATITARAVTGSGVPGTLFAGAGDSGSDALVGRTHAEATLPIAYQLGSAGPAAQLIKSQMVRAPDGGATPVPGAVITYRLALTAGGDAPLSDAEIVDPIPAGTAFVPGSIQIEDVAASDVADADAAFFDGQAIHIALGEISQPTTRVVTFQVTIL; encoded by the coding sequence GTGATAGGGGCGATCTGCAAAGGCAGTGGGAAGACTTGGGCCAGCGCTATCGCTGCGGTCCTGGCCCTCCTGCCTGCCGCACGCGCCGTCGCCGCAATCGCGGCGGGCGAGCCTGTCGTCAACACCGCACGCGCCACCTACGAAATGGACGGCGCGAGCGGTTCGGTCTCCTCGAACACAGTATCGACGACGGTGCCCGAGGTTCTGGATCTGACGCTGCTCAACACAGCGCTGGAACCGCTTCCGATCGAAGGCCAGGACCCGGCTACGTTCGGCATCCCTTTCGTCCTGACGAATACCGGCAATGGCAACGAAGCCTTCCATGTGGAGGCAGCGGCGCCACGCCAAGAAGTTGCCCCGACGGTCGCAATAGATGTCGACGGAAACGGGGCGTACGACCCCGCCGTCGACATCACCCTTTCCGCGGATCAAGCCACTCCGATCCTGGCACCCGGTGCGCAGCTCAAGCTGCTGCTGCGCTTCGCCAAGCTGCCGACAAGTGCGGGCAGCGCCACCATCACCGCCCGCGCGGTGACCGGCAGCGGCGTGCCCGGGACGCTTTTTGCCGGTGCTGGGGACAGCGGCAGCGACGCCCTGGTGGGCCGCACGCATGCCGAAGCGACGCTGCCGATCGCCTACCAGCTGGGCTCTGCAGGACCTGCCGCGCAGCTCATCAAGTCGCAGATGGTACGAGCGCCCGATGGCGGCGCCACTCCCGTGCCGGGAGCCGTGATCACCTACCGTCTGGCGCTCACCGCCGGCGGTGATGCGCCATTGTCCGACGCCGAGATCGTCGACCCCATTCCGGCCGGCACGGCTTTCGTGCCCGGCTCCATCCAGATCGAGGACGTCGCCGCCAGCGATGTCGCCGATGCCGACGCCGCCTTCTTCGACGGCCAGGCCATTCACATCGCCCTTGGCGAGATCAGCCAACCCACGACCCGCGTCGTGACCTTCCAGGTGACCATCCTATGA